GAAATCAATccgctattttttttttgttctggtcAGTGTCCCTGGTCCCTGATGGACTTAAGGTTATGGAGCTAACCACTAGCATGGAGGCTGAGGacaaagccagcccagcccacatgGCTCCTTTCTGAGCAGGGTGATGCCACCTGGTGAAGGAGCACAGGCCTTGAACTGCACCAGAGGCATTCTCTctagtgcagggtgggcagatcCTATGATTTTAACAAGAGGGCTTAGACCTGAGTGAGCACAGCTGGATGTTCAGCCTCAACTGTGGATGGGGAATGGCTAAGGGAGATGGGGTTGCCCCTTTGTtgccttctgtaatcctcccctgTGTCTGCCTCCAGTGTGCTGTGGCCCTGGGGATGTGCTGCTATATTGCTGCTGCGGATTTGGAGGTAAGGAGCTGAGGCCGTCTGATCCTTTAAATAGACCAGCCAAGAGTTCTTGCTCTTCCCCAGAAGGTGAAAGACTTCACCACTCCTGCCACCCCCGCTGatttcccttccagccttatgcCTCTGGACCCATCCCATCCTGCAGCCCCTGAAAGGCTTCTTCAGAGCCTGCTCATGTTGTGCCATCACTTGGTCATAGCTGTCACTATTGATGAGGACTTTGCTGCTCCAGGGGAGGTGGCATTATCCCCCAACCATGATATGAGCCTTTGTGGCTGCTCATTTTGGGTGGGTggcaagaagggagggggaaagagtccTAGAAGTCACCAGCCCTAGCCTCAGTGTTAATGACCTCCCCCCCACATCCGCAGTTAGTGGCACATCTCTGGCATGGAGCAAGGTAGTAGTTGTGACCCTCCTGACAGCAGCTGTCTAAAGAGCCACTGGGCAGATTGCCAAAGCAGAAACCTGTCTGTATCTCTTCCGATAAGAAGGATGCAACCTCGCTGTGTGCCTGCTCCCAGGTTGAATAGAATCAGAGCAGTCCTTGACCCTGAGTTCGCATGCTTTTAACCTCTGGGTCCTGTTGGCACCCACAGGTGGTAGGatggccctggctctgctgggagaGCCAGCTGCCTATGACCTGAGTTATTCCTGTCCAAGGAGCACACTTGTCATCAGGAAACTGGCTGCTTCTGGGCTAGCCAGGTGATACCCCAGGGTGAGCAGGTTAGCTTGAGGCTCCCTGGCCACCTTACCTCGCTGCCATCTCTTTCCCAGGACTTGATTTCGTGTCTTACCTGCCTGGAGGGCATCTTCAGCActtcctgcccagaggagggcaactcCATGCCTGCCCAACACAGTCCTCTGCTCCAGACCTTGCACTGCAATGCCCTCCAGTCCTGGTCCCTCCTACtcaccatctgccccagctcctacaTCAAGAAGATCCTGGACAAGTGAGTTAATGCCATCCCACCAAGCCAGGGAAACCCTGGCTTGTGATGCCCGAGAAAACAGCTGGTATTGAACCTCTTATGTCCACGTGTGCTGTGGCAGGAACTGACTGTCATGAtgggctgggagaggagcagtAGTGGGTGATGGGGTAGGTCTGGCTGCATTAAGActaagggtgcaccaataaagattttttttatttttttttggccatGCCAATGGTCAatttattaaccaaccatattggccaGTACCAAACCAATAGCCAGTATGCAGCCCATCAGTGTGGAGAGCAGAATCCAGTTGGCAAGTTGGGGGGGCATGAGGGCACAGATCGAGGCTGCCATAGTGaagtagggagtggggctggggcaggcgctgcccagccagggcagtaaaTGCAACCCTGCTAAGAGTCGGAGAAGCTGCAAGGGGCTTGTccgggagggggaagcagctccctgctgctgtgtgcacaccTGAGAGGGCATGTCGCCCCCCACTTATTTGTGCACAAGATgaaggcaggctgccagctgcaggctcagggccaggggctgcactggcttcttcccagcagaggtgggggggctgggccagggctgcactctgggctctgggcaggcagtggcagcattgaGAGGGGTgactatggggtgggctacagcgaCCACAAAATTCCTCATAGCCCCTCTCCTAGAAGAGGCTGGTACAGCTCCTGAGCCCACAGTAGACAGCCTGCCCTCGCCTTGTGCATAAAtctggtggggggcatgtgccccccattcctcctctgggggtgcatgcagtggcagggagctgtcctTGGGGTCGCAttcaccaccctgcctgggcaacgtctgcccctgccccactccctccctcaccatggggccttgatctgccccccactgccgccatgccccttccttcccacagacttaccagctagagacTGCTCTCCAAGTTTCTGGGCTtcattcctggccacatgtatgctgcagctgcacatatGCCTGTGGCGTTTATCAGTGGCATGATTGGCtacttggtgagcaggggccatgccagcctctGCCAGTACGAGGTAGGGCAGTGGGCTGGCAACATGCACTGCCTCCCttctccacaccccccaccccgcaaggTCTGTCTTCTGGCTGTTTGTTGCCCTTGGAGGTGTCCCAGGTGAGCACCACAAGCCTGATGCCACCTCTGTGTTAATCTCCTGCCTTCTTGCCACAGTCACCTACTCAAGCTGCCGCTAATGCTGTCCAGCGACAATGTCAACCTACGCATCACGGCAGGCGAGACCATTGCGTTGCTCTTTGAGCTAGCCCGTGATATGGAGGTATGTCACCCTGTGGAGGGGCCTGGGCACTGTGGCACTTGCAGTGTGGGATGTGCTTGGTGCAAAGCCAGTGCCCTCTATCTCCTGCCTTCTGGTCCAAGGACCAGCTTCGTTTGCCTGGCTTTCTGTCCTATGGGGAGGTCAGCACCCAAGGGAGGACTGGCATGTGGCAGCTTTCTGCTGCTTCCCTTGCAGAATTGGCAGATTCAGCCTCAGCTGTGATGCCTGAGCTTGGCTCTCCAGCAGCGAGAGGAGCATCAGCTGATTTGCCCTCTACCTCATGCCCTTTCCTTCCTACACTTTTAGCCAGCTCCTACTTCTCCCTTGCTGGAAGGGGTGTTGTGAATGTGGATCTGCTTGAGCTGGGCAAGATCAGCTGTGGGATCAGCTCCCTCTCTTGGAACCCTGTGGGGAAACTCCAGCTCCAGGGTAGATGGCTTCTTGCCCTTGGTTCCCCTCTTCCCTAAGTAGGTGCCAGGCTGTGGGAAGTGAGCTCTATGCCAGCATCTCTCCAGTGGCTCCTTTCTCTACAGGAGGATAATTTCTATGAGGACACCGACCTCCTGTGCACCAAGCTGAAAGCCCTGGCCACAGACAGCAATAAGTACCGGGCCAAGACAGACAGGCGCCGGCAGCGCTCCATCTTCCGCGACGTACTGCATTTTATTGAGGTGCCTGCTATGTTGCTGCCctgatttggggggtgggggggcgacgCGAGGGTTTGGACATGATGGATTAGTCTTGTAACAACAGCAGAGTTGAACTGGTCTCTTCCAGGAGAAAAACCGAGCTCCAGGGCTACTGTGCCCCTGCTGAGGGAGAAGGGGCTTATCTCTGGGGAGAGCAGTTATTCCCCCATCAGACCTGCAAGCTCTTGATCTATAGGGTCTCCTAGGAAGTAGTGCTCTGACCCTGGTGCCAGccatcccccatcccctgctctcaTCCACCCAGACAGGTTCTCCCAGCAGGCAGATGGGTTTTAAAGAGTCTGCTCTGGCTTCGGTCACAGTAGCTGTTATCTCCCTTCTACCACTTTCCATCCCTGAGTGCTCTGAATCCTCGCCTGGAGGACGGGTCTGGGCCTGGCATAACCACCTCCTGCTATTACTGCTGAGCAGCCTGGGACTGCCCCCATGAACTGGTGGCATGGTGAAAGCTATGGATCCTGCCATTGCACAAGAGTAGGAGGGTCAGTGGTGTCTGTCTTCTGGGGCTGGCCTGGCATCACCCCCATAACCCCTGGGTTGGTGGATGGGTCAGGCCTAGTATTCCTTGCTGACCAAAGGGATTGGTGGCAGAGACCACCTCACTTTGCTCCTGTTgtcagggctggtgccctgtcTATTGTAGAAACAAGTCGGGCTGGAAGTGATTTCCATAGGTcacctggtccaaccccctgcctgaggcaggataatCCCTATCCTAAACATCCCATACagccataatctaacctcttaatAAACccacacagtcaaccctgacacaacaccctAATCTGCAACAGATAAAGTAGGGGGACCACAGCAttcaatgtcctgctgctgtaaaaagTTGTTATACTTTCAGGAGCTCCTGGTTAGAGGGCCATGCCCTactacaggggaaggcaaaaatTCCCACAGTCCAAACCGATCTTACCAAGGAGTGAAATTTCTTTTCGACCCCAAATATGGCTATTGGTCTGATAGCCacaccctctagccagaaacatCTGCTTTCAAGTCCCAATAGGAGCATTGGCATACCCTGGTCACAGTCCCCAGCTTGAGCTGCAGCCTCATGCTTTGCCTCCTCAGCAGGGTTACAGGTGAGGATGCAGAGCATGGGACCTCTCAGGAATTATCTTATCCCTGCTGGGGATTCTTGCCAGCACAGTTGTCTCTGCTGTCCCAATATCTTCTTGACCAGCAGGGAGCACTGTCACCACAGGACCGATGTCCCTAGCTCCTGTGAGCCTGGAGGAcagagctgggctccagggcCACTCATGGCATGAGTGACTCCAGGGAAGTTGCCAGGCAGAGGGTCTGAAAAGATTGGACTGTGACTGATGGTAAGGTCCAGTCATCAAATGACTCAAGGATTTGGGGTATTactgtcccacccccaccccactcaccagCCAAGTTCCAGGCATTATGGAACAGCAAGCAGCTGGTACCTGTGGTGGCACCTCTCCTCTCATGGGGAACTTCTGGCTGCGTGGAGGGCAAGTCCGAGCCGCACGGGTGTCTTGGTGCATGCTGCAAATTCCTTGCATTGTTCAAGGCCTTCCCCCTTATGGGCATGTCCCTTGTGGTCAGAGCAAGACTTAGTGTTCCTGGGCTACCAAGGGAGGTGCTgatatccttttccctgcccccagAGTGGCGAGTTTCATGAGGAGACCATCAGGTTTGGTCTGGAGTGCATGTATGTGGACAGCTGGGTCAGAAGGAGAACATACGACGCCTTCAAGGAGGTTCTGGGCTCTGGAGTCAGGCATCACTTGCAGGTAGGGCCAAGGGGTACGTGAGAGGCCTGGCAGTCTGCTGGGGAAAAAGGGAGATCTCTCAGGTGAGAGAGGGCAGGAGAGGAAGTGCACATCTTGGATGCctcaaatgtgtgttttgtttgtgACAGGGCTAGGTTCACTGGGTgtaggtgtggggaggggtcTTGGAGCCCGGCCTTATGGCAGGGACCTGCTCCTGGCCCTCAGCCCAGCACACGCCTACCTAACAAGTCCCTTCTCCCCACCAGAACAACGAGCTGCTGCGTGAGATATTTGACCTGGGCCCTCCACTGGTGCTTGATGCTGCCGCCATCAAAGCCAGCAAGATCTCCCGCTTTGAGAAGGTGTGATGCCACTCCTGGGTAGTATGTTGGCCCTCTCCCATCTGGCACCAGAGTCCCCCAGTCCTGAGAGTGGGGAATGCAAAGCATTGTCCACAAATGGGGCCCCACTCCTAGCTCTACTGGTGGGGACGCCTCTGGAGGGTGTATGTATAGGGGCATCAGGGACAGGATAGCCCAGTTATTTGACCCAAAGGAGAAAGTTAAGCTGGACAGTGGCTGAGAGCTGGGCTTGATGAGAGGTGCCAAGAGGAGAGACTTATTATGCCTTGCATGCAGGGAGTGGCATCTATTGTGCCTGGGCCCAGGAATCTCCAGAAGGGGATTGAAGTCTCTTGGGGCCTGAGCCAAAGCTCCCAGCCTTCGACTGGTTTCCTGCTCCCCTCTTTGCTGGTATACCTCCCTCACTGATATAGAGAGGGGACAGGTTTGGAACCCTGGGGGGACTGAAGAGTCACAGAAGAGCTAGGACCCCTGCCATGGAAGCCTGAGCAACCTTGCTTTGGCTTGGACAGGGCAAGAGCTCACCCCACTAGTCCACTGTTCCATTTAACTCCCCTAGCTTAATCAGCCTGCGTTTGCAACCACAGCTTaaccagcctgtctctctccctcagcACCTCTACAACTCAGCCGCCTTCAAAGCCCGGACAAAAGCCAGGAGCCGTGTGCGTGACAAGCGAGCCGACATCCTGTAACAGGGGCCGCTCCCTGCGACCCCTCCTTCTGCACAAATCCATGGACTACAGACCCCAACCACTGTGATGTAGGGAGAGAAGTGGGAGGGGAGTGGCACCAgatgctcccctctccccactcctgaaAGTGCAAAGCTCATGCCACAtgctccctcctccagctctgggGGCTTTTATACAAGAACAGAACCGTGTATGAGGGTGTGGATTGTGGAGTTGGTGTGGCAACTATGGGCCAAggccctttttatttttattttattttattttttaaccaaaaaaaaaagtaagcgAGGTTTTGGGAAGTGGGGAAAtccttgcctcccccacccctgctccctagCTAGTGGCTTTTGCCTCCCTCacacttccctccctctccccctttggCTGTGTGCACTAGACCAACCCCCTCCTGCCTTCTCCAGTAAATCAGTCCAGTAGGCTGCCAGTCATAGTCTCCATGGAGGTGCCATACATCAAAAAGTAGCTTGCTGGGGCATGATGAAGGGGGTGACAACAGAGGTGCGGGAGAGgtttcctgttccctgccctgcagtggcGGGTGCCTGATGTAGACTGGCTGAAGCAGACATtggaagatgctgctggtggtggtgaagtgcagagtggggtggggtggggtgggttccccccccccccccatgtctgtgACTCCCATCATGCTGTGCCAACATTGCAGTGCTGCTGTCATGTCACTCAGGGCCTGCTTGTGTAGACCTGTCCTCTACTCCCATGGTACaggcctgcctgcctcttcccttaCCCTAGAGCAGgagccactggcttcagtggcatCCCTGTGTAGCACTTGGGCCAGACTAGCCAcccagacccctgtgggactaaTGGTTCTCTTTATGTCttggtgctgggcagggctgtttGGAGGGTTTCTTACTGCACTGGAAGGGTGGTCTCTAGTAGTACAGTGTGCACTCACAGCGATGAAAGGAAAGCCTTTCCatcatgcctgcctgcctgcttgcctgtccTGGCTCCATGCAAAGGTCAACCCCCCTCTCCCTGTTCCCTTGAGGGAACAGGCACTCTCCCCAAAAAGCTGGCAGCACAACCCCCTCCTAACACCGAAGATGCCTCCTGTCAGTCCAAGCCAAAGCTTGAAGGAGTCAGACTGGGCCAGGTGTGATGGAGGCTGGATGAACTCACTCCTCCCTGTGCTatctcaccccagccctgggactgggcaACCTGGAACTGGTCAGAGATGGGAACTTAACTGCAGCCAAGTGGAACAGAGGGGatgtggggcaactgtcaaggctCTGAAATGCCCAGGGGGGCCACAGGGCTAAGTACCTGCTTTTAAATGATTTGTTTCTATCCtgtggtgtaggttgtagttgtgttggtctaaggacataagctgACAAAGTTCTTTactaaatctggtatcttttattaaaccaacccaaatagttggaaaaattctcctttgcaagctttcaagtacaaatacccttcatcaggcagaagAAGCTTCtgtagttggtctgtgctcttcctggatggagtagttAAGTAGCCAGAGGCCAGTACTTATTCAAGACAGCCAGTCAGATAAAATGTAAATTAAGGTAGTCAATAGGTgagaaatggggggtgggggaggggaaagtagCTGTAGTcaatggaggggggaggagggaacgAAAGACTTGCTGGTAAAAAGTGGCAAGGTTACCTGCAGTCAGATgttaggtaggttataatgtgccataaatccaatgtctgtatttagtccatgattttaaATCCAGTctctgaaaggtgttttgtaagttccctttgaggactaAAACAGTGATTGGAGAGAgggtggaaaatatgtaggagaaaccaaacaacaactgcaccagaatgaatgcacactgaaaatctattaaagacaagaatacccaattacctgtgggggcacatttcttacaagGAAGCCACTGTCTCTTCAGtgtctcagttctaatcttcaaaaggaatttacaaaacacctttcacagacaaggtTATGAACTTCACTTCCTCAACCTACTAAATACAAAAGATCTTTCCCCAttcccccacctgtctctcaccctggcaaagggtatttgtacccaaaagcctgcaaagaagaatttgagttggtttaatgaAAGACACTGGATTTATCCAAAGAGCgtttatttgctttgtttttatcCTAACACTGTCCAGAAGCCCCTTTGGCTCTGACCCAtgtttctcccagccccagcacatgTAGGCAGTGCAGACTCAGCACCACCCTCCTAtctttccccagcccagcccagctggtgtgTACAGTGGGATAGGTGCTAGCCCCACCATCCTGCAAAAGCCATTTGGTGCCTTTGGCTGGGGGGCATAGCAGGGCACCAGTTCCTTCCTCATGGCTCTTGGTGCCTGGTGAGCATTAGGGCCCTTCCCTTGCTCCTTGCATTGacttcagccctgggctgaacTGTGCCAGCTGAGGTTGGAAAATGCATTGGGCATCAGCTTGGATTGCAGTGGTGGTGAGTGGAACAGTGACTCAGAAGTAgagtccttccccccaccctgtcccagtgACCCAGCTGTGCCTGAGATATATGCACCACAGGTCTGGAGTGATTCTTCTAACCCCTCACCATTATGCTGGCTGGTGGGCTGAAGCTTGGTACGGAAGTTTGCTGTGTGGATTCCAGCTTGCTGCACAGAAGAATCATGTTGCTTtgctctgctggggctgtgccaaagCAGTGCCAGGCCTCCAGGGCTTGCAGAGGGGTAGCAAATAAGTGCCAAACGGGGAGAAATGACCAGGCTGAGCCAttggtgtgtggggagggcagggacttGGGGAGAAGTGAGCCCCAGTTTGCAGCAGCTCCTGAGTGAAACAAGTGTCCCTTGTGGCTGCTGCTCAGGGCTGCCTGTCCCCACATGCCATTGGGGTGCCTCCCCCTACCCCTACATAGGGGGTTTCCCAGGAATGTATTTATGTGATTTTATAAGATGAGGATTATTATGATAATTAAAAGGCTCATTGAAGAGTTGCTTGGCAGTTGTTTTGGTGCAGAGGGCACATGGGCTAGGATGAGAAGGGAGAGGTGAACAAGTGGGAGCACAGGAGTGATGGGCTGGCTGCTCtggttccttcctgacctgcagggctgtgctggctgcttccTCACAGTGGCAtgttccccgccccccccgccccccaatgcCTGAGGGGGATGAGCAGAAAGGGCAGTTTTCATCTCAgctccccccaggacctttgctAGTGTGGGGCATGCTAAGCTTACATCCTGCTCCTGAGGACAGCCTTGACTTTTCTGCTGCTTTGTCCTGGGGTAAGGACCAAACGCTCTAAAAACCTGATGGAACAAGCACAAGTCGTGCTTGCTGCCATGTCTGCCCTGCAGTGATCTGTGCCAGCCTCCACTAGGCCAGCTCCATCAACACTCCCTCTAGCTACCCCTGCTCTCTGTGCCTTGCCTTGCCTCACCCCACCCTGTTCTGCCCAGGCCCCTCTTGCCAGCATCAGCTGAGCAGCTGTGACATGCAGAGCCAAGATACCAGAACTTCAGTGCACCGGGCCCAGGTCCCTCTCTGGTGGCACAGGGTAGGGATAGAAGGCAGGGGTgctgtgtgctgcctgctccctgtcaACTGCCCAAATGCAGCCTTAGCATTCACAACACAGACCAGGCCTTGGATCTCTTCTCCATACCTGCTCTTGGCTCCGGGGCACAGGCAAGTCCCTGGAGCCTGGCTGTTTATTGGGGTgatgcagcagttcaaatagctTTTCACTGGAGGGATGGAGGCGcacacccccagctgctgcctttggCTTTGTTCTTGAGCTGATTCTATGTCACCCCAAAGGCCATTGGGGGCTGCCCTTCCATGGGCCTGCTTGGCAAAGCTGGAGGACCCAGGGGCTTCCCAGGCTTTACCTGGCTCCCAGGGGCTGCAAGACTGCTCTAGCCTCTGTTATATGAGCTGTGTGGGAAGTGGTCTGTACCATGCACTGATTCCCATTAGGTTGGGGCTGATTCGagacagcagcctgccctccctcccGCCCCACTGTACCATTTGCCCCCTTGGGCCAGAATGCTGCTGtgctcctggggcaggtgcaggcggTGAGGCTGTCAGCAGGGCATGTGCATCGTGGCTTTATTGTCACATATAAAAATCTATATGTAGATGGGTGGAGGAAGCATTGGTgtgagagctggagggggcagtgtggggaggattATAAATAAGGTGCTCCtgtagggaaggggatgggggttcTCCACCTAACAGAGTAAAGTCTTCTGCTCCTGGGAGAGGCCCCAGGTCAGTAGTGACGGTGCCCCAATAAAGCCAGCAGTCTGTACTGTGGCCTCGGGGCCCCCACAGGGGTCAGTCTTTACCCTGCAGAAAGGGGGGTGCTGTCTGGTACCAGTGTCCTAGAAGCGCCAGGCAGCACAAGGCTTCTGCCCTCCCTGTCCAGGGCCAGAGGGCACAGCAGGCAGGACAGTGTGGCTCAAGTCTGGGCTCCAGGCTCTGTGGCATTCAGCCGGCTCCACAGCTGCAAGCTGGTGGCTCTCATCTGCCGCACGGATTGCTCCTGGCTTGTCAGCCACTGGGAGAGGACGCGCAGCGATTCGCTCTGCAGGACTGTGGGCCAGGAGGAAATGGGTAAGATCCCAGCCAAATGAACCCTCCCAGCTATGCAGAGAGGCCCAAGACTTGCACTCACCACCCGCTGCCCAGGGAACGACTTCCCAGCAGCCTCCACTAGGGGGCAGCAATACCCACAGCTCCCCAGTACTGGTACAGCGGGAAGCTGGAGCTCTAAATGTCCCATGAAGCTGAGAGCATCTTTGCTTGCCCTGCAGTGCCCCAGGTGGCGAGGCTGGAAGCTGGCTCCAGCACCCTCAGCCGAGGGGCATCTCCCCAGGGTGGGATGCTTAGGCTGACAAGGGGCTATAGGCCCAGCAGGACCCCCCCCAGTACTGAATCCTGCCTGC
The window above is part of the Alligator mississippiensis isolate rAllMis1 chromosome 12, rAllMis1, whole genome shotgun sequence genome. Proteins encoded here:
- the IFRD2 gene encoding interferon-related developmental regulator 2 encodes the protein MPRSRRGHAARRGGRGARSSAKADSQASDDEAASEVLSHYSSASEGTSVAEEGTGSDTVDEQAQQEEVEDKLKECIDNVLDKSAKTRQVALENLRLAFSSKMLFDFLLERRLTLTDSLEKCLKKGKGEEQSLAATVLTLLCLQMGSGPEGEEVFRSLKPLLINILTDTSASPISRQSCAVALGMCCYIAAADLEDLISCLTCLEGIFSTSCPEEGNSMPAQHSPLLQTLHCNALQSWSLLLTICPSSYIKKILDNHLLKLPLMLSSDNVNLRITAGETIALLFELARDMEEDNFYEDTDLLCTKLKALATDSNKYRAKTDRRRQRSIFRDVLHFIESGEFHEETIRFGLECMYVDSWVRRRTYDAFKEVLGSGVRHHLQNNELLREIFDLGPPLVLDAAAIKASKISRFEKHLYNSAAFKARTKARSRVRDKRADIL